From a region of the Nonlabens sp. Hel1_33_55 genome:
- the rlmF gene encoding 23S rRNA (adenine(1618)-N(6))-methyltransferase RlmF — translation MHLRNVHRYGYDFVKLAESHPALEPHFTKTLDGATTIDFSKPESILEFNTALLKHHYNIKYWKLPAGSLYPPIPGRADYIHHISDLIGKGEKTGLDIGCGASAIYPILGNAIYNYKMVGCDVDETSIAHAKDNTLKNPEIEIRHQVNRSNILQGIIKDGEKFDFVMCNPPFYASAEEAEKENLKKQRKLGTSEESRNFAGMSHELWCNGGEALFVKRLIKESADFKEQVGWFTSLLSRKRNVPKLEKLAKKLKAEVQVITMQTGNKESRILAWRFSKEGK, via the coding sequence ATGCATTTAAGAAACGTCCACAGGTACGGTTATGACTTTGTCAAACTGGCCGAATCCCATCCAGCGCTGGAGCCTCATTTTACCAAAACTCTAGATGGAGCCACCACGATCGACTTCAGTAAGCCAGAATCCATTCTCGAGTTCAACACGGCGCTGCTCAAGCATCACTACAATATCAAGTACTGGAAATTGCCGGCTGGTAGCCTGTATCCACCTATTCCCGGACGTGCAGATTACATTCATCATATCTCAGACCTTATAGGAAAAGGTGAGAAAACGGGTCTGGACATAGGCTGCGGTGCGAGTGCGATTTATCCTATTCTAGGTAACGCTATTTATAACTACAAAATGGTAGGCTGCGATGTGGACGAGACGAGTATCGCTCATGCGAAAGATAACACACTCAAGAATCCAGAAATTGAAATCAGGCATCAGGTGAATCGATCCAACATCCTGCAAGGCATTATTAAGGATGGCGAAAAATTTGATTTCGTGATGTGTAATCCTCCATTTTATGCGAGTGCTGAAGAAGCCGAAAAGGAGAATCTCAAAAAACAGCGCAAACTAGGTACAAGTGAAGAAAGCCGCAATTTTGCCGGTATGTCGCACGAGCTTTGGTGCAACGGTGGTGAGGCCTTATTTGTAAAAAGGCTCATCAAGGAATCAGCAGATTTTAAGGAGCAGGTAGGATGGTTTACGAGTCTGCTTTCGCGAAAGCGCAATGTGCCAAAACTTGAAAAACTAGCAAAAAAACTAAAGGCAGAAGTCCAGGTGATAACCATGCAAACGGGAAATAAGGAATCGCGCATACTGGCATGGAGATTCAGTAAAGAAGGTAAATAA
- a CDS encoding DEAD/DEAH box helicase, whose translation MKKFEELGLKTPLQNGLDDLGFETMTPIQDEAFPAILSGRDMIGIAQTGTGKTLGYMLPLLHELKYSESLDPRYLVLVPTRELVVQVVEQIEAYAKYINVRVIGVYGGTNINTQKKALGDGCDIVVATPGRLYDLIVAQSVKFKFCKKVVIDEVDVMLDLGFRFQLNNIFDHLPTKRQNIMFSATMTDDIEEFIRSFFSNPLKISIAVSGTPLENIEQTSYPVPNFYTKANLLMHLLSDASVFSKVLVFVPNKKSADRLQEVMSPHYGSEIAVIHSNKTQNYRLRSIELFDSGTSRILIATDVMARGLDLSKVSHVINLDVPRFPENYMHRIGRTGRAEEKGKSILFFTEDEEQNKEAIESLMNQPIEVLDFPEEVEISKQKTPEESPVLRETHNPHKIIEEERGDSFHEKKDKNKKENQGGSYRREIAKKYKKPKTRGDKNANRRRKK comes from the coding sequence ATGAAGAAATTTGAGGAATTAGGACTGAAAACGCCTTTACAAAACGGATTGGACGATCTGGGTTTTGAAACCATGACGCCTATTCAGGATGAAGCTTTTCCAGCCATTCTTTCTGGTCGTGACATGATTGGGATTGCACAGACAGGTACTGGTAAAACCTTGGGTTACATGTTGCCGTTGCTGCATGAACTCAAGTATAGCGAGAGTCTGGATCCACGATATTTGGTTCTTGTTCCTACGCGGGAACTGGTTGTTCAAGTGGTAGAGCAGATTGAGGCTTACGCAAAATACATAAACGTGCGAGTGATAGGCGTTTATGGAGGTACTAATATCAATACTCAGAAAAAGGCACTAGGTGACGGGTGCGACATCGTTGTGGCAACACCAGGTAGATTGTATGATTTGATCGTGGCACAATCTGTCAAGTTCAAATTTTGCAAAAAAGTAGTGATTGATGAGGTAGATGTGATGCTGGATCTAGGATTCAGATTCCAGCTGAATAATATTTTTGATCACTTGCCTACCAAGAGACAAAATATCATGTTTTCTGCAACGATGACTGATGATATTGAAGAGTTTATCAGGTCGTTTTTTTCCAATCCACTTAAGATAAGCATTGCTGTATCTGGAACACCGCTTGAAAATATCGAGCAAACGAGTTATCCAGTTCCTAACTTCTATACCAAAGCCAATCTATTGATGCATCTATTATCAGATGCTTCGGTTTTTTCAAAAGTGTTGGTCTTTGTTCCCAACAAGAAAAGCGCTGATCGTTTACAGGAAGTAATGTCTCCTCATTATGGTAGCGAGATTGCAGTGATACATTCCAACAAAACCCAAAATTACCGTTTGCGAAGTATTGAATTATTTGATTCTGGCACTTCTCGTATCCTAATAGCCACTGATGTTATGGCTCGTGGACTTGACCTCTCTAAAGTCTCTCACGTTATAAATCTGGATGTACCGCGATTTCCTGAAAACTATATGCACCGCATAGGAAGAACCGGCCGTGCCGAAGAAAAAGGTAAATCTATATTGTTTTTTACCGAAGATGAAGAGCAGAATAAGGAAGCTATTGAATCGTTGATGAATCAACCCATCGAGGTTCTTGATTTTCCTGAAGAAGTTGAAATCTCAAAACAAAAAACTCCAGAAGAAAGTCCCGTGTTGAGAGAAACTCACAACCCGCATAAAATCATTGAAGAGGAACGAGGCGATTCTTTTCATGAGAAAAAGGATAAGAATAAAAAAGAGAATCAAGGTGGCAGCTACCGCAGGGAAATTGCCAAAAAATATAAGAAGCCAAAAACCCGTGGAGATAAGAACGCCAACAGGCGCAGAAAAAAATAA
- a CDS encoding OmpH family outer membrane protein — MKKVLLLLFLVAGTAMAQTGFVQYEAILASMPEVEPIRKELGDLTTKLRGELESAEAKSAEKLQDLQYQAQKPGVTVEQKQSLAQQAQALQSEFANASKAAELQLGAKENDLMKPILTKLNEAIQAVSKEKGLKLVVNASQVVYSEPGANISIDVAKRLGIQIDADGTAAAAGN, encoded by the coding sequence ATGAAAAAAGTACTTTTATTATTATTCTTAGTAGCAGGAACAGCAATGGCACAAACAGGATTTGTGCAGTATGAAGCCATTCTTGCAAGCATGCCAGAAGTTGAACCTATACGTAAAGAACTAGGTGATTTAACCACAAAATTACGTGGAGAACTTGAAAGCGCAGAAGCAAAATCTGCAGAAAAACTTCAAGATCTACAATATCAAGCGCAAAAGCCTGGTGTAACTGTAGAGCAAAAGCAAAGTCTTGCTCAACAAGCTCAAGCATTGCAATCTGAATTTGCAAATGCCTCTAAGGCAGCAGAGCTTCAATTGGGAGCTAAAGAGAATGACTTAATGAAGCCAATTCTTACTAAATTGAATGAAGCTATTCAAGCCGTTTCCAAGGAGAAAGGTTTGAAACTAGTAGTAAATGCTTCTCAGGTAGTTTATTCTGAACCTGGAGCAAATATCTCTATTGATGTTGCAAAACGTTTAGGCATCCAGATTGATGCTGACGGTACTGCCGCAGCAGCAGGTAACTAA
- a CDS encoding APC family permease: MSKERISLRGAISIGVGGMVGGGIFAVLGLAISLSKGATPVAFLIAGIIALFTAYSYSKLSIAFPDSGGTVKFINEGFGKNTFSGGLNNLLWISYIIMLALYASAFGSYAPNLYSITGENATDSHIYITAIVLVGTIINYFSAKLVSNIESYAVIVKVFILLGFIGIGAYGLIGSDHVSQLNPSNWEGAFQIITGGMVIFVAYEGFELIANSVSGLSDPEKNIPKAYFYSVGFVVLLYIAIAIIAVGSLSFGEISKAKDYVLSEVARPSLGQAGFTIMTIAALISTFSAINATLYGGSRVNFKVAKEDELPHEFTAKLWNHPVGLAIISIATLLLANLAQLESISTSGSAGFLLLFAVVNYTAYKKRSDIKASSILTIIGTILCAVAFVVLIVQQTQSNLTGVLIIAGIIAACFLMEYIYKRSEKNNKAAD, encoded by the coding sequence ATGAGTAAAGAAAGGATTTCTTTGAGAGGAGCTATTTCCATAGGCGTTGGCGGCATGGTAGGTGGCGGTATTTTTGCCGTATTAGGATTAGCTATTTCTTTATCAAAAGGAGCCACTCCAGTAGCATTTCTTATAGCAGGAATCATTGCTTTATTTACAGCATATAGTTACTCCAAACTATCTATCGCTTTTCCAGATAGCGGTGGTACAGTAAAGTTCATTAATGAAGGATTTGGTAAAAATACTTTTAGTGGTGGATTAAATAATCTGTTATGGATCAGTTACATCATTATGCTTGCGTTGTATGCAAGTGCTTTTGGATCCTATGCGCCTAATTTGTATTCTATAACAGGAGAGAACGCTACAGATTCTCATATCTATATTACAGCAATCGTTTTGGTGGGAACCATCATCAACTATTTCAGTGCCAAGCTGGTCAGCAACATCGAGAGCTATGCGGTCATCGTGAAGGTTTTTATTTTGCTGGGATTTATAGGTATAGGCGCATACGGTTTAATCGGTAGCGATCATGTGTCTCAATTAAACCCTTCAAATTGGGAAGGAGCCTTCCAGATTATCACTGGCGGTATGGTGATTTTCGTCGCCTACGAGGGTTTTGAACTGATTGCCAATTCCGTTTCAGGTTTGAGCGATCCAGAGAAAAATATACCAAAGGCTTATTTCTATTCCGTTGGGTTCGTGGTGCTGTTATATATTGCTATAGCCATCATTGCTGTAGGTTCGTTATCATTTGGTGAGATTAGTAAGGCAAAAGATTATGTGTTGTCTGAAGTGGCCCGACCATCCTTAGGTCAGGCAGGCTTTACCATTATGACCATAGCTGCTTTGATATCTACATTTTCAGCTATCAATGCAACGCTATACGGTGGTTCGAGAGTTAATTTTAAAGTTGCAAAAGAGGATGAACTACCACATGAATTCACGGCTAAATTATGGAATCATCCAGTAGGACTCGCGATAATTTCTATCGCAACCTTACTTCTGGCAAATCTGGCTCAGCTGGAAAGTATTTCAACCTCTGGTAGTGCAGGTTTCTTACTGCTCTTTGCCGTTGTGAATTACACGGCATATAAAAAGAGATCTGACATCAAGGCCAGTAGCATCTTGACGATCATTGGGACGATTTTGTGTGCCGTGGCATTTGTTGTGCTTATTGTACAGCAAACGCAGAGCAATTTGACCGGAGTCTTAATTATCGCTGGCATAATTGCCGCCTGCTTCTTGATGGAATACATCTATAAGAGATCAGAAAAAAACAATAAGGCTGCTGATTAG
- a CDS encoding heavy metal translocating P-type ATPase — MKHSYSVTGMTCNGCRSHVEEVLNNMDGVENASVDLDSKTATIKMNHHINVQTFQNALPDKYTIQQKQETNIFKSSSSNLESKPEKSKLKQLQPLLIILGYIAVATVLLNYSRANWNEAMLDFMGLFFIVFSFFKILDLKGFPDSFRMYDPLAKVIPAYGWIYPFIETALGLMFLMRFEVNIALIVTLIVLGITTIGVSKTLLDKKSIQCACLGTALKLPMTEATFIENAIMIVMAILMLIS; from the coding sequence ATGAAACATTCCTATTCAGTAACTGGTATGACCTGCAATGGCTGTCGCTCTCATGTTGAAGAGGTTCTCAATAATATGGATGGTGTGGAAAATGCATCAGTAGATTTGGATAGCAAGACAGCGACTATCAAGATGAATCATCATATCAATGTACAAACGTTCCAAAATGCATTGCCTGATAAATACACCATCCAGCAAAAACAGGAGACCAATATTTTTAAGAGCAGCTCAAGCAACCTAGAATCGAAACCAGAAAAATCAAAGCTGAAGCAACTACAGCCACTACTGATTATATTGGGATACATTGCCGTAGCTACCGTACTTCTCAATTATTCAAGAGCGAACTGGAATGAGGCCATGCTCGATTTTATGGGACTGTTTTTTATTGTCTTTAGTTTCTTTAAAATATTGGACCTGAAAGGTTTCCCAGATAGTTTTAGAATGTACGATCCGTTAGCGAAGGTCATTCCCGCTTATGGCTGGATCTATCCGTTTATTGAGACGGCGCTGGGATTAATGTTCTTGATGCGTTTTGAAGTCAACATCGCGCTTATTGTCACATTAATCGTGCTAGGTATTACCACTATAGGCGTATCTAAAACGTTGCTGGACAAAAAGTCCATACAATGCGCTTGTCTTGGAACTGCACTAAAACTCCCTATGACAGAAGCTACATTTATCGAAAACGCCATCATGATAGTTATGGCAATTTTGATGTTGATAAGCTAG
- a CDS encoding permease, which produces MSNFLKNWGEAAYTSVGFFWMALWAFALGYIISSMIQIFVTEKRMQETMGGAEGKGVLLGTFFGFISSSCSFAALASTKSIFKKGASFISSIAFLLASTNLVIELGIIISIFLGWQFVVGEYVGGVLLILISWMLIRIINPKKLIEKARENLNDSDSESDDDSRDWKKQIVDEKSWALVSKKYKMEWQMVWKDVTVGFTIAGIVAVFIPDSFFETLFINTGQGNTDFTFFEILEHIIVGPVVAFITFIGSMGNIPLAALLLGKGVSFAGVMAFIFSDLVVFPVLRINARYYGWKMSLFILFLLFTALIGTSLALHYSFDLLSVLPDPSQVKIQDSEYFKIDYTFFLNLAFLIVSGYLVYLGFFKKKDVDHSMSEMAPKSTLLENIMKYAALGCYLWLAGGLLTKFFIL; this is translated from the coding sequence AATCAGCAGTATGATTCAGATTTTTGTAACAGAAAAGCGCATGCAGGAAACCATGGGCGGCGCTGAAGGTAAAGGAGTGCTGCTAGGAACTTTCTTCGGATTTATAAGTAGTTCCTGCAGCTTTGCAGCGCTAGCATCAACTAAATCTATTTTCAAAAAGGGAGCGAGTTTTATATCGAGCATCGCTTTTTTGCTGGCTTCAACAAATCTGGTGATCGAATTGGGAATTATTATATCGATATTCTTGGGATGGCAATTTGTAGTAGGTGAATATGTAGGTGGAGTTCTTTTAATTCTGATAAGTTGGATGCTCATCAGAATTATCAATCCTAAAAAACTGATCGAAAAGGCTCGCGAAAACTTGAACGATAGTGATAGCGAATCTGACGATGATTCCAGAGATTGGAAAAAGCAGATCGTTGATGAAAAAAGCTGGGCACTAGTTTCCAAAAAGTACAAGATGGAATGGCAAATGGTCTGGAAAGATGTTACCGTTGGTTTTACCATCGCTGGTATTGTGGCCGTGTTCATTCCTGATTCTTTCTTTGAGACACTATTTATAAACACGGGTCAAGGAAATACTGATTTTACCTTTTTTGAAATTCTCGAACATATTATTGTTGGACCTGTGGTCGCTTTTATCACATTCATTGGCTCTATGGGAAACATTCCGTTAGCGGCATTGCTGCTGGGTAAAGGTGTGAGTTTTGCCGGTGTGATGGCATTTATATTTAGCGATCTGGTGGTATTTCCCGTATTAAGAATCAACGCACGTTATTACGGTTGGAAGATGTCATTATTCATTTTGTTTTTATTGTTTACAGCATTAATCGGTACTTCACTGGCGCTTCATTACAGCTTTGATTTACTGAGTGTTCTTCCAGATCCCAGTCAAGTAAAAATTCAAGACAGTGAATATTTCAAGATAGATTATACCTTCTTTCTCAATCTTGCCTTCTTGATAGTTTCAGGATATTTGGTTTATCTAGGATTTTTCAAAAAAAAGGATGTCGATCACTCGATGAGCGAGATGGCGCCCAAAAGTACCTTGCTAGAAAATATCATGAAATATGCAGCATTAGGTTGTTATTTATGGCTGGCTGGTGGCCTACTAACTAAGTTTTTTATTCTTTAG